A single window of Xylocopilactobacillus apicola DNA harbors:
- a CDS encoding ABC transporter ATP-binding protein, which produces MIKMNKINKSYVVNEDEPLYVLKDIDLNIEEKEFTAIMGPSGSGKSTLINIISFLDRDFEGEYYFSDQDVKEFKDNELSAMRNQNVGFVFQSFNLIETDTIYENVELPLLYRGATHRSAKPVVLSQLEKVGLLSKKDQLPSQLSGGQKQRVAIARALANKPKFLVADEPTGALDSKTSDEIMTLFKDLNAQHGVTILMVTHDPEAARYCKRVIEVKDGQVIG; this is translated from the coding sequence ATGATTAAGATGAATAAAATTAATAAATCTTACGTCGTAAACGAAGATGAGCCGCTCTATGTCTTAAAAGATATCGATCTTAATATCGAAGAAAAAGAGTTCACGGCAATCATGGGACCGAGTGGCTCGGGAAAATCGACTTTAATTAACATTATTAGTTTTCTCGATCGAGATTTTGAAGGAGAATATTATTTCTCTGACCAAGATGTTAAAGAATTTAAAGATAATGAGCTTTCGGCGATGCGAAATCAGAACGTAGGATTTGTTTTTCAGTCATTTAATTTGATCGAAACAGACACAATTTATGAAAATGTTGAGCTGCCTTTGTTGTATCGAGGCGCCACTCATCGGAGTGCTAAACCCGTAGTTCTAAGTCAATTAGAAAAAGTGGGGCTTCTTTCAAAGAAAGATCAGCTGCCTAGTCAACTTTCAGGTGGTCAGAAGCAGCGAGTTGCAATCGCCAGAGCGCTTGCCAATAAACCGAAGTTTTTGGTAGCTGATGAACCGACTGGTGCGCTTGATAGTAAAACATCTGATGAAATTATGACGCTTTTTAAAGATCTAAACGCTCAACATGGCGTCACGATCTTAATGGTGACGCACGATCCAGAGGCTGCAAGATATTGTAAGCGAGTAATTGAAGTTAAAGATGGGCAGGTGATCGGATGA
- a CDS encoding sensor histidine kinase — MLIQIIALEILVLALELNVFLFFTQVFNRKSRILIVVANALTCLVFLFFSRPGHNQYMINEDQYFVIAAVVIYGFYLILGQRNPAFTPLLLFFIIENIFVLNLIHGVIRSLPIRFFSYASALNLLIQLGLTLLMRSKLQRIELFDTRKKRLFSIILLVAVVVLQLFPVFFVQNKVIDRTIEVNSSSKPADMPPLKTKNVSQFNQSFLVFVLFILLVVGYVSYEVSKTRRNKRLELEKSMMENYVGTLEKMQLDIKKVQHDYKNMLLGINGFVDEDEINREALKDFLAENQLRQNAVQLKTSNLDDLKNINLPIIKGLISTKIVQAGQKGIRVIVECLEAIQIQKVDPFDLARALGIILDNAIEESEKQEQGEIRIVLLDDEAKTTFIISNTCLKKVSNFGVSTKGQNRGLGLKNLKEIVENNHHLQLETTWANYLFTQKLTIRK; from the coding sequence ATGCTGATTCAAATTATTGCGCTGGAAATTTTGGTTCTTGCGCTTGAATTGAATGTTTTTCTATTCTTCACGCAAGTTTTTAACCGAAAATCACGAATTTTAATTGTCGTTGCTAACGCATTGACCTGCTTGGTTTTTTTGTTCTTTTCACGCCCAGGGCATAATCAATATATGATCAATGAAGATCAATATTTTGTAATCGCTGCGGTGGTTATTTACGGTTTTTATTTGATTTTAGGTCAAAGAAATCCAGCATTTACCCCGCTTCTTTTGTTTTTTATCATCGAAAATATTTTTGTTTTAAATCTAATTCATGGAGTAATTCGTAGTTTGCCAATTCGTTTTTTCTCGTACGCCTCAGCGTTAAACTTGCTAATCCAGCTGGGACTTACTTTATTGATGCGCTCGAAACTCCAAAGAATAGAATTATTTGATACGAGAAAGAAAAGATTATTTTCAATTATTTTGCTGGTGGCAGTAGTTGTTCTACAACTATTTCCAGTGTTTTTCGTTCAAAATAAAGTAATCGATCGAACAATTGAGGTCAATTCGAGCAGTAAACCAGCAGATATGCCGCCGCTTAAGACGAAAAACGTTTCGCAGTTCAATCAGTCATTCCTCGTTTTTGTGCTTTTTATCCTTTTGGTCGTGGGGTACGTGAGTTATGAGGTTAGCAAAACTCGCCGCAATAAACGGCTGGAGCTGGAGAAGTCAATGATGGAAAACTATGTGGGAACTTTGGAGAAAATGCAGCTCGATATCAAGAAAGTTCAACACGATTACAAGAATATGCTGCTGGGAATTAACGGATTCGTTGATGAAGATGAGATCAATCGGGAGGCGCTGAAAGATTTTCTGGCTGAAAATCAGCTGCGTCAAAATGCGGTTCAGCTTAAAACGAGCAATCTTGATGACTTGAAGAACATCAATCTTCCAATTATTAAAGGCCTAATTTCGACCAAGATCGTTCAAGCGGGGCAAAAGGGAATTCGGGTGATTGTCGAGTGCCTTGAAGCAATTCAAATTCAGAAAGTTGATCCCTTTGATTTGGCTAGAGCTTTAGGGATTATTTTAGATAATGCAATTGAAGAAAGCGAGAAGCAAGAGCAAGGCGAGATTCGGATTGTCCTGCTCGACGATGAGGCAAAAACGACCTTCATAATTAGTAATACTTGCTTAAAAAAAGTTTCAAACTTTGGAGTCTCGACTAAGGGTCAAAATCGCGGTTTGGGATTGAAAAATTTGAAAGAAATTGTAGAAAACAATCATCATTTACAATTAGAAACCACTTGGGCAAATTATTTGTTCACCCAGAAATTGACGATTAGGAAATAA
- a CDS encoding BspA family leucine-rich repeat surface protein produces the protein MILILLGLVLKSESVNATQGPLPTFPNVSTDLTTLISDKYKFNPIKFINLYDTQYMEINPTVSDTINCAIKPYTYDLSANIDNGTSNPSDPTYPGNPMNPMGPSYYMMERDQNSHESIPELGNTGGMKAVFTYDVSFDDGAGHLSHENVTAEVVAPDMTDWIVVGPYGSVYCHTSTAYSAGAMVKLTFRGIPKTGHLTFGGLVMGHSANIHWIESNPLGFTKIYTRSDTVLQNDDSMANSDLNLSVPIGAYVGNPQQSQLTGIYEIPGDVLEVNLWVSDDLGGNNGQRLLHGFMPNSLVKFGKQQGSDFEKVGNYETAINQNPLSPLLVPLDSPQPFANPVIQPLGSLQPFGNSVIEPRKVRSLYTIKNKVATPSSSSDYLSKYQIDDDLSSAWKVDASTISITDEQGTDATGKFSVTVDSNNHLLIAAKAASLSSASFYGHTYTYEINGPLNPETADTWQNDLQQTNGYQFSLGYPNIAKLTKQVGTNPPEISESEKVNNRVFVFKPSLHIPQRTFSRLDLPYNGGAATFYAETLTDPDYLDIYLTYRDTNGVMKTQPWNLQNPTTMVQNRLKLTDSGILFNWSAKFPADFDGSINQTAIVTLKDQEGVKVTDYLYYNLWWQIEGDALAIYPHELNAEVDAPNGQWPWEDQYRKIKSIKIKPGVTAKKSLSHLFSGLLYAESIQGLENLDTSNVENFNTMFSLGLRMETLDLSSLNTTKATSMVGFMNLCGAKNVIFGPNFDTTNVTDFRRFFANVGLNEIDLSKFKISNSASTTGMLSDNKQIWKLTLGPNSKLSADAGLHSPTEGELFTDQADPTVKWYPTSTNWREVKESEGGSAHKPKGDLITAAQILADSKTRTDRRTYVFDQTGKQSLTITGNPDFGTYTRGQKESSQMELQMTNNKNGKNGKNWEISAAMTKPFHLTDDPTKVVTGDPLSINVINRNKVTKLSSAVQKVYDGTSTDLYRDEETIPFTLIFETDPANFPARGIYTSELTFTIVNETP, from the coding sequence ATGATTTTGATTTTGTTGGGGCTGGTACTTAAGAGCGAGTCAGTCAATGCGACTCAAGGTCCATTACCAACATTTCCTAATGTAAGTACAGATCTAACAACTTTGATATCGGATAAGTATAAATTTAATCCGATTAAGTTTATTAATTTATATGATACACAATATATGGAGATAAACCCAACTGTCAGTGATACGATAAATTGTGCGATTAAACCATATACATATGATCTCAGCGCTAATATAGATAATGGTACATCAAATCCTTCAGATCCGACGTATCCGGGGAATCCGATGAATCCCATGGGACCATCGTACTATATGATGGAGCGTGATCAAAACTCGCATGAATCAATTCCAGAGTTGGGAAATACGGGAGGCATGAAGGCTGTATTTACCTATGATGTTTCGTTTGATGATGGTGCAGGACACTTATCTCATGAAAATGTAACAGCTGAGGTTGTGGCACCCGATATGACAGATTGGATCGTAGTGGGACCTTATGGTTCAGTTTATTGCCATACTAGTACGGCTTATAGTGCTGGAGCAATGGTTAAACTTACATTTAGGGGAATTCCCAAAACCGGGCACCTTACTTTTGGCGGTTTGGTTATGGGACATAGTGCAAATATTCATTGGATAGAATCTAATCCACTTGGATTTACTAAAATTTATACGCGTAGTGATACAGTTCTTCAAAACGATGATTCTATGGCGAATTCTGATCTGAATTTATCAGTACCAATTGGTGCATATGTAGGGAATCCTCAACAAAGTCAATTAACTGGTATTTATGAGATTCCGGGAGATGTTTTGGAAGTTAATCTATGGGTTAGTGATGACTTAGGAGGTAATAATGGTCAACGTTTATTACATGGTTTTATGCCGAATTCTTTGGTTAAGTTCGGCAAACAGCAAGGGTCAGATTTTGAAAAAGTCGGGAACTATGAAACGGCGATTAATCAAAATCCTTTAAGTCCTTTACTGGTGCCGCTTGATTCTCCGCAACCTTTCGCTAATCCAGTCATTCAGCCACTTGGTTCTCTACAACCCTTCGGTAATTCAGTTATCGAGCCACGTAAAGTCCGCTCTCTTTATACAATCAAAAACAAAGTTGCGACTCCAAGCAGTTCGAGCGATTATCTATCGAAGTATCAGATTGATGACGATCTTTCTTCTGCTTGGAAAGTTGATGCCAGTACGATTTCCATTACTGATGAACAGGGGACCGATGCTACTGGGAAGTTCTCAGTGACAGTGGATTCTAATAATCATTTACTAATTGCAGCTAAGGCTGCGAGTCTCAGTTCTGCAAGCTTCTACGGACACACTTACACGTATGAGATCAATGGTCCTCTTAATCCTGAGACTGCCGACACGTGGCAGAATGATCTGCAGCAAACAAATGGTTATCAGTTTTCTTTAGGATATCCCAATATCGCAAAACTGACTAAGCAAGTTGGAACCAATCCTCCTGAAATTAGCGAATCAGAAAAAGTAAACAATCGAGTATTTGTTTTTAAGCCTTCATTGCATATCCCGCAAAGAACTTTTTCTAGACTGGATTTACCATATAATGGAGGTGCTGCGACATTTTATGCAGAAACACTTACTGATCCTGACTACCTAGATATCTATTTGACCTATCGTGATACTAATGGAGTGATGAAAACTCAGCCGTGGAATTTACAAAATCCGACTACGATGGTTCAAAATCGGTTGAAGCTTACGGACTCAGGGATCTTGTTTAATTGGTCAGCAAAATTTCCCGCAGATTTTGATGGCAGTATAAATCAAACGGCTATTGTGACACTTAAAGATCAAGAAGGTGTCAAGGTAACTGACTATCTTTATTATAATTTGTGGTGGCAAATAGAAGGTGATGCGTTAGCCATTTATCCGCATGAATTAAACGCAGAAGTTGATGCACCAAATGGTCAGTGGCCTTGGGAAGACCAGTATAGAAAAATTAAATCAATTAAAATCAAGCCAGGGGTAACTGCTAAGAAATCATTAAGTCACTTGTTTTCCGGATTACTTTATGCAGAATCGATTCAGGGGCTGGAGAATTTGGATACTTCCAACGTTGAAAACTTTAATACGATGTTTAGTTTAGGTTTGCGCATGGAGACACTCGATTTATCAAGTCTGAATACGACCAAGGCAACAAGCATGGTTGGTTTTATGAATCTTTGTGGAGCTAAAAACGTAATTTTCGGTCCAAATTTTGATACAACAAACGTAACCGACTTCAGGAGATTCTTTGCTAATGTAGGCTTAAATGAAATTGATTTGTCGAAGTTCAAGATTAGTAACAGCGCAAGCACGACTGGCATGCTTAGTGATAATAAACAAATTTGGAAGTTAACTCTTGGACCTAATTCCAAATTATCAGCAGATGCGGGCTTACATTCACCGACCGAAGGAGAGCTATTTACCGATCAAGCTGATCCGACAGTTAAATGGTATCCAACGAGTACCAACTGGCGGGAAGTAAAAGAATCAGAAGGCGGCAGTGCTCACAAGCCAAAAGGTGATTTAATTACCGCCGCGCAGATTCTTGCTGATTCAAAGACTAGAACCGATCGCAGAACTTATGTATTTGATCAGACAGGGAAGCAATCATTAACGATTACGGGTAATCCAGACTTCGGCACGTATACCAGAGGTCAGAAGGAAAGTTCGCAGATGGAATTACAAATGACAAACAATAAGAACGGGAAGAACGGCAAGAATTGGGAAATATCGGCAGCAATGACGAAACCATTCCATCTTACCGATGATCCGACCAAAGTTGTTACGGGAGATCCGTTGTCGATCAATGTCATCAATCGAAATAAAGTCACTAAGCTTAGTTCAGCAGTTCAGAAGGTTTACGACGGAACTTCAACTGATTTGTATCGAGATGAAGAGACAATTCCATTTACGTTAATCTTTGAAACAGATCCAGCCAATTTTCCTGCCAGAGGAATTTATACATCTGAACTTACATTTACGATTGTTAATGAAACGCCATAA
- a CDS encoding efflux RND transporter periplasmic adaptor subunit yields the protein MKKYWIAISVAVIAIVVGVIFIKRGSNNRKPPEISIQTVQVKKSDPLSFNGIAKSKNTQSITLNQALGENIHLEKQSGEAVTQGDLVATYYSLKDYNTLLNKQRQVRQKNDEIDQLKKDVQNNSAKITTLTNDVNQLNKELNKMRDDAPNKIYAQFDGVVTVPTSSSDGMKPVAEISSNDASVVISVSEYDLSHLFWDQEVKLAPVDSGTKIKGKITNIADRPDNTTSKISTYTAQIKPDEELKNGSHVQVTIPLKEIKIPKSAVKEEDKKFFVYKANGSKYTKKEIQGTKKDNYFVVTSGLKSNESIVKNYKEAD from the coding sequence ATGAAAAAATATTGGATCGCAATTTCGGTTGCAGTAATTGCAATCGTGGTTGGTGTCATCTTTATTAAGCGAGGCAGCAATAATCGCAAGCCTCCCGAAATATCAATCCAAACAGTTCAGGTCAAGAAAAGTGATCCACTGAGTTTTAACGGGATCGCAAAATCCAAGAACACTCAAAGTATCACGCTTAACCAAGCGCTTGGCGAAAACATTCATCTAGAAAAGCAGAGTGGTGAAGCAGTTACGCAGGGCGATTTAGTTGCCACTTACTACAGTTTGAAAGACTACAATACGCTTTTGAATAAACAGCGCCAGGTGCGCCAGAAGAATGATGAGATTGATCAGCTGAAGAAAGATGTTCAGAATAATTCGGCGAAAATCACGACCCTCACAAATGATGTGAACCAGCTGAATAAAGAGCTTAACAAAATGAGAGATGACGCACCTAACAAGATTTATGCCCAGTTTGATGGGGTTGTGACAGTTCCAACAAGCAGCAGCGATGGAATGAAACCGGTAGCTGAGATCTCAAGCAATGACGCAAGTGTGGTGATTTCAGTCAGTGAATACGATCTCAGTCATCTTTTCTGGGATCAAGAAGTGAAACTTGCACCTGTGGATTCAGGAACGAAGATTAAAGGTAAGATCACTAATATTGCTGATCGCCCAGACAACACTACCAGTAAGATTTCTACTTATACTGCGCAGATTAAGCCAGATGAGGAACTAAAAAACGGCAGTCATGTCCAGGTTACAATTCCACTTAAGGAAATTAAGATTCCGAAATCTGCTGTTAAAGAAGAAGACAAGAAGTTCTTTGTGTATAAGGCAAATGGCTCGAAGTATACCAAGAAAGAAATTCAAGGTACCAAGAAAGATAATTATTTCGTTGTAACGAGCGGTCTCAAGAGCAACGAATCAATCGTGAAGAATTACAAAGAAGCGGATTAA
- a CDS encoding ABC transporter permease, which yields MRISISIETAIKAILKNKRRSFLTIIGIIVGIAAVITIVTVGRGYERYSLKQLLDSDDMKNNRTTISFSPEDSDNFAKSGFVYFNQHDLDLVRSVPGVSEAQYEVEKPDKIYRQQPVTLNSGSQSQKIHLVDGAGDQIIAGKNLSSSDIGNKVVTVSDKIVKDLDPKATNNDIVGKTVEIGGESFLIKGVFDPGLASSTRVEMNKSTYENYFRDSNQKNIQITVPSKDNLTKVASEVVKKLNGQGSMHNQGNYDFSNNAAMTDVISSTLQMLTLIVSFIAGISLFISGVGVMNMVYTSISERIKEIGIRRALGATGKAIQRQFLLEGLLLTLFGGIIGYLLGELFAFLISRAMKFDFTFDPFVAGLAMGISVLVGLVFSYIPSKNAAQKNVVELIK from the coding sequence ATGAGAATTTCAATTAGCATTGAAACGGCAATTAAAGCGATCCTGAAAAACAAACGGCGTAGCTTTTTGACCATTATCGGTATTATTGTAGGAATTGCAGCCGTGATCACGATTGTGACTGTTGGTCGGGGTTATGAACGATATTCTCTTAAACAATTACTAGATAGTGATGACATGAAGAATAATCGGACCACGATTAGTTTCTCGCCCGAAGACAGTGATAATTTCGCCAAAAGTGGCTTTGTTTACTTTAACCAACACGATTTGGATTTGGTGCGTTCGGTTCCTGGCGTCAGTGAGGCTCAGTATGAAGTGGAGAAGCCCGACAAAATCTATCGTCAGCAGCCGGTCACTTTAAATAGTGGCTCTCAGAGTCAGAAGATTCATCTCGTCGATGGCGCTGGGGATCAAATCATTGCTGGGAAAAATTTGAGTTCATCTGACATTGGCAACAAAGTAGTTACGGTTTCTGACAAAATAGTTAAGGATTTGGATCCCAAGGCTACTAACAATGATATCGTGGGCAAAACGGTAGAAATTGGCGGCGAGTCTTTTTTGATTAAAGGAGTTTTTGATCCCGGGCTTGCGAGTTCAACGAGAGTGGAAATGAATAAATCTACTTATGAAAATTATTTTCGGGATTCGAACCAAAAGAATATTCAGATTACGGTTCCAAGTAAGGATAATCTCACTAAAGTTGCTAGCGAAGTCGTGAAAAAGCTAAACGGGCAGGGCAGCATGCATAATCAAGGCAACTACGATTTCTCTAATAACGCAGCAATGACAGACGTTATCAGCTCAACTCTGCAAATGTTGACGTTGATCGTTTCATTTATTGCCGGAATCTCGCTTTTCATCTCAGGCGTTGGGGTCATGAACATGGTTTACACTTCAATTTCAGAACGAATTAAAGAAATTGGGATTCGTCGGGCGCTTGGAGCAACGGGCAAGGCAATCCAGCGTCAATTCTTACTAGAAGGACTTCTCTTAACCTTGTTTGGCGGGATTATTGGCTACCTCCTCGGCGAACTTTTCGCCTTCTTGATTAGTCGAGCGATGAAATTTGATTTCACATTTGATCCTTTTGTGGCAGGGCTTGCGATGGGAATTTCAGTTTTAGTTGGCTTGGTGTTTAGCTATATTCCGTCAAAGAACGCTGCCCAAAAGAACGTTGTTGAGCTGATTAAGTAG
- a CDS encoding LytR/AlgR family response regulator transcription factor: protein MTKIFICDDQPTHLGAVKKIVENGILFAEHPFNIELATTDPNEIVQHLGNNEMAVYFLDIDLNHEEYDGLKLAMKIREKDPFGFLIFITSHLEFGMVTFEYKLGAFDYIMKTPDLELFKERILAALRAVVERTTTNSEVNRIKLKTDYEDRYLSVEDLIMLEIVGNHRLQITTKDQVTECNGTLKKVKSELPNYFFSCNRGIVINLKEVAAQKLETVVMTNGSIVQCSGRQMKELKKRLGKT, encoded by the coding sequence ATGACGAAAATTTTTATTTGTGACGACCAGCCCACGCACTTGGGAGCGGTCAAGAAAATTGTGGAAAATGGGATTCTTTTTGCGGAGCATCCTTTTAACATTGAATTGGCAACGACCGACCCCAATGAAATTGTTCAACATCTAGGAAATAACGAGATGGCAGTCTATTTTCTAGACATTGATCTTAACCATGAAGAATATGATGGCTTGAAGTTGGCAATGAAAATCAGGGAAAAGGATCCGTTCGGTTTTCTAATTTTTATTACATCACACCTGGAATTCGGAATGGTAACTTTCGAATACAAGCTGGGAGCTTTTGATTACATTATGAAAACTCCTGACCTCGAGTTGTTTAAAGAACGAATTCTAGCAGCCCTCAGAGCAGTTGTTGAGCGGACTACAACAAATTCTGAAGTTAATCGCATCAAACTTAAGACAGATTACGAGGATCGCTACCTTAGCGTCGAAGATTTAATTATGTTAGAGATCGTCGGCAATCACCGTCTGCAGATCACCACGAAAGATCAGGTCACCGAGTGTAATGGAACGCTTAAGAAAGTGAAAAGCGAGCTGCCGAATTATTTTTTTAGCTGTAATCGTGGGATTGTGATCAATCTTAAAGAAGTAGCTGCTCAGAAATTAGAAACGGTGGTCATGACCAATGGATCGATCGTTCAGTGCAGCGGTCGTCAAATGAAGGAACTAAAGAAACGTTTAGGTAAAACTTAA